One Blattabacterium cuenoti DNA window includes the following coding sequences:
- the infB gene encoding translation initiation factor IF-2: MTDKIRLKTVLTKFNISLQRVVNFLQRKGIKIENNPNAKIEEKVYRFLVREFQTYKEIRDASEKAFLQKRIEKEKIKKEVISNQKIIRARSERIIRFKKLGKIDIDIFEKKYGNGKEKKNNQHEHKYKKPALEKNREKENKPEHIDTVYQKLDGVMLTGDRIDLSQFERKKTKQENNPIFLKKKRKRINKKKEILIEDIKNVPVNRKKQEKEKKDNNKNYSYPFDKKMGKEKSKNKKHYQKSIITNERIEKQIKETLEKISSKKGIKSKYSKIRKEKRQYKKEKKIIQNEIENKKQDKILKIAEFTTVNELASMMNVNATDVIVSCMSLGIMVTMNQRLDAEILTLVSDEFGYNVEFVGLDLEEAIQGDQDLEENLKPRHPIITVMGHVDHGKTSLLDYIRNTNVIAGEAGGITQHIAAYSVELSKNQNITFLDTPGHEAFTAMRARGTQITDIAIIVIASDDQVMPQTKEAISHAKAANVPIIFVFNKIDKPNANPDKIREQLANLNFLVEEWGGKYPSQEISAKLGNGIDKLLEKVLILSEFLDLKANPNKPAIGTVIEASLDKGRGYITTLLLQGGTLKVGDYVLAGSHHGKVKSILDERGKSLSTSGPSKPITILGLNGAPTAGDKFKVFQDEKIAKQLASRREQLQREQNIRAQKHLTLDEIGRRIALGYFKEVKIILKGDVDGSVEAIADSLQKLSINKIMINIIYKSIGQITESDVLLASASDAIIIGFNVRPNTGAKNIAKKENIEIRTYSIIYDVINDIQEAMDGMLSPEIREKILGNAEIREIFNIPKTGTIAGCMVVEGKLLRQAKVRLIREGIVIHNGIFTSLKRFKEDVKEVSKGYECGLGIKDYHNLKYGDIVEVYEELITTDKNKSRKK, translated from the coding sequence ATGACTGATAAAATCAGATTAAAAACAGTATTAACGAAATTTAATATTTCCTTACAAAGAGTGGTCAATTTTTTGCAAAGAAAAGGAATAAAAATAGAAAACAATCCTAACGCAAAAATAGAAGAAAAAGTGTATAGATTTCTCGTAAGAGAATTTCAAACTTATAAAGAGATACGAGATGCTTCTGAAAAAGCTTTTTTACAAAAGAGAATTGAAAAAGAAAAAATAAAAAAAGAAGTTATAAGTAATCAGAAAATTATTCGTGCAAGATCAGAAAGAATTATTAGGTTTAAAAAACTAGGTAAAATAGACATTGATATATTCGAAAAAAAATATGGAAATGGAAAAGAAAAAAAAAATAATCAACACGAACATAAGTATAAAAAACCTGCATTAGAAAAAAACAGAGAAAAAGAGAACAAGCCAGAACATATAGATACGGTCTATCAAAAACTAGATGGAGTAATGTTAACAGGAGATAGGATAGATCTTTCTCAATTTGAAAGAAAAAAAACAAAACAAGAGAACAATCCCATTTTTCTTAAAAAGAAACGTAAAAGAATTAATAAAAAAAAAGAAATCCTTATTGAGGATATAAAAAATGTTCCAGTAAATAGAAAAAAACAAGAGAAAGAAAAGAAAGATAATAACAAAAATTATTCTTATCCTTTTGATAAAAAAATGGGAAAAGAAAAATCAAAAAATAAGAAACATTATCAAAAATCTATAATTACTAATGAACGAATTGAAAAACAAATTAAAGAAACTTTAGAAAAGATTTCTTCAAAAAAGGGAATTAAATCAAAATACTCAAAGATTAGAAAAGAAAAACGACAATACAAAAAAGAAAAAAAAATTATTCAAAATGAAATTGAAAATAAAAAACAAGACAAAATTCTTAAAATAGCTGAATTTACAACTGTTAATGAATTAGCATCTATGATGAACGTTAATGCAACAGATGTAATCGTTTCTTGTATGTCTTTAGGGATCATGGTGACCATGAACCAAAGATTGGACGCAGAAATTTTAACACTTGTTTCTGATGAATTCGGATACAATGTAGAATTTGTAGGATTAGATTTAGAAGAAGCTATTCAAGGAGATCAGGATTTAGAAGAAAATCTAAAACCTAGACACCCGATTATTACTGTAATGGGACATGTAGATCATGGAAAAACATCTTTGTTAGATTATATTAGAAATACTAATGTAATTGCTGGAGAAGCGGGAGGAATTACTCAACATATAGCGGCTTATAGTGTAGAACTATCTAAAAATCAAAATATTACTTTTCTTGATACTCCTGGTCATGAAGCTTTCACAGCCATGAGAGCCAGAGGAACTCAAATAACAGACATAGCAATTATAGTGATTGCTTCAGACGATCAAGTAATGCCTCAAACTAAAGAAGCGATTAGCCATGCAAAAGCAGCAAATGTTCCTATTATTTTTGTATTCAATAAAATTGATAAACCTAATGCAAATCCTGATAAAATTAGAGAACAGTTAGCTAACTTGAATTTTTTGGTAGAAGAATGGGGGGGGAAATATCCATCTCAAGAAATTTCAGCAAAATTAGGAAACGGAATAGATAAACTATTAGAAAAGGTTCTGATATTATCCGAATTTTTAGACTTAAAAGCAAATCCAAATAAACCTGCTATAGGAACTGTCATAGAAGCCTCTTTAGATAAAGGAAGAGGATATATAACAACCTTGCTTTTACAAGGCGGAACATTAAAAGTAGGAGATTATGTTTTAGCAGGAAGTCATCATGGAAAAGTAAAAAGTATTTTAGATGAACGTGGAAAATCTCTTTCTACTTCAGGTCCATCAAAACCTATTACAATTTTAGGATTAAATGGAGCGCCTACAGCTGGAGATAAATTTAAAGTATTTCAAGATGAAAAAATCGCCAAACAACTTGCCTCTAGAAGAGAACAACTACAAAGAGAACAAAATATAAGAGCTCAAAAACATTTAACATTAGATGAAATAGGGAGACGGATAGCTTTAGGTTATTTTAAAGAAGTAAAAATTATTCTTAAAGGCGATGTAGACGGATCTGTAGAAGCTATTGCTGATTCTCTACAAAAATTATCTATAAATAAAATTATGATCAACATTATATATAAAAGTATTGGTCAAATTACTGAATCAGATGTTTTATTGGCAAGCGCTTCAGATGCTATTATAATCGGATTTAATGTTCGTCCAAATACTGGAGCTAAAAATATAGCAAAAAAAGAAAATATAGAAATCAGAACTTATTCAATTATATATGATGTAATTAATGACATTCAAGAAGCTATGGATGGAATGCTTTCTCCAGAAATAAGAGAAAAAATATTAGGGAATGCAGAAATAAGAGAAATTTTCAATATTCCAAAAACAGGGACTATAGCAGGCTGTATGGTCGTTGAAGGAAAATTATTACGTCAAGCAAAAGTAAGACTAATCAGAGAAGGAATTGTTATCCATAATGGAATTTTTACTTCTCTCAAACGTTTTAAAGAAGATGTAAAAGAAGTTTCTAAAGGATATGAATGCGGGTTAGGAATAAAAGATTACCATAACCTAAAATATGGAGATATTGTAGAAGTTTATGAAGAATTAATTACAACAGATAAGAATAAAAGTAGAAAAAAATAA
- the aspS gene encoding aspartate--tRNA ligase — MNEIIYRTHNCGELCKKDIGKNVVLSGWIQKLRNLGSITFIDLRDYFGITQLILSKKLKKKNPELGKEFIIKISGIVGERVSKNYKIYTGEIEVFVSQLEILNYSTKPPFLIEDQTDGDEVSRMKYRYLDIRRNPIKNNLKLRHKISLEIRNFLSKNGFLEIETPILINHTPEGARSFVVPSRIHSRKFYSLPQSPQLFKQLLMIGGIDRYFQIVKCFRDEDARSDRQIEFTQIDCEMVFVNVNDILSFFENFIKHIFKEVKNIQLEPFKRISYSDAIKMYGTDTPDIQIDIKFLELKDFFFKRNSFFLKKKEFTMGVSIPNRSHYTCEKINFIIEQIKQKELEIETIFWLKYFPDKTFFSSMNSFMNNEEDLVKYFKANPGDLLFIFYGIKTEKKHKLNQLRLEIIHCLNLIEKRKKTLKPLWIIDFPLLEWNENIQKYKPFHHPFTNPKKEDVHFLEHFPENVRSQSYDLIINGVEIGGGSIRIHNKNIQNLILKHLGLSTKEIQSQFGFFINAFEYGVPPHGGIAFGLDRLISILEGKENIKEFIAFPKNNSGKDLMINAPYFLEKNKLKELNLLL, encoded by the coding sequence ATGAATGAAATAATATATAGAACACATAATTGTGGAGAACTATGTAAAAAGGATATTGGAAAAAATGTAGTTTTATCTGGATGGATTCAAAAATTGAGAAATCTAGGGTCTATAACTTTTATAGATCTTAGAGATTATTTTGGAATCACACAGCTAATTCTTTCAAAAAAACTAAAAAAAAAAAATCCTGAATTAGGCAAGGAATTTATCATTAAAATTAGCGGTATAGTAGGAGAAAGAGTCTCTAAAAATTATAAAATTTATACAGGTGAAATAGAAGTATTCGTTTCTCAATTAGAGATATTGAATTACTCTACAAAACCTCCTTTTTTAATAGAAGACCAGACAGATGGGGATGAAGTATCTCGTATGAAGTACAGGTATCTTGATATACGAAGAAATCCAATAAAAAATAATTTAAAACTTCGTCATAAAATTTCTTTAGAAATACGAAATTTTCTTTCTAAAAATGGATTTCTAGAGATAGAAACACCTATATTAATTAATCATACTCCTGAAGGGGCTAGAAGTTTTGTTGTTCCATCTAGAATACATTCTAGAAAATTTTATTCTTTACCTCAATCCCCTCAATTATTTAAACAATTATTGATGATTGGTGGAATTGATAGATATTTTCAAATTGTAAAATGTTTTCGAGATGAAGATGCTCGTTCGGATAGACAAATAGAATTTACACAAATAGACTGTGAAATGGTTTTTGTCAATGTAAATGATATACTATCATTTTTTGAAAATTTTATAAAACATATCTTCAAAGAAGTAAAAAATATTCAATTGGAACCTTTTAAACGGATTTCCTATTCCGATGCAATTAAAATGTATGGAACAGATACACCTGATATACAAATTGATATAAAATTCTTGGAATTGAAGGATTTCTTTTTTAAAAGAAACTCTTTTTTTTTGAAAAAAAAAGAATTTACAATGGGGGTGTCAATTCCAAATAGAAGTCACTATACATGTGAAAAAATAAATTTCATTATTGAACAGATAAAACAAAAAGAGTTAGAAATTGAAACCATTTTTTGGTTGAAATATTTTCCAGATAAAACATTTTTTTCTTCTATGAACAGTTTTATGAACAATGAAGAAGATCTTGTAAAGTATTTTAAAGCAAACCCCGGAGATTTGTTGTTCATTTTTTACGGAATAAAAACAGAAAAAAAACATAAACTAAATCAATTACGTTTAGAAATAATCCATTGTTTAAATCTGATAGAAAAGAGAAAAAAAACATTAAAACCATTATGGATCATAGATTTTCCTCTTTTAGAATGGAATGAAAATATTCAGAAATATAAACCTTTTCATCATCCTTTTACTAACCCAAAAAAAGAAGACGTTCATTTCTTGGAACATTTTCCGGAAAATGTTCGTTCACAGTCTTACGATCTTATAATCAATGGAGTTGAAATAGGAGGTGGATCTATTCGGATTCATAATAAGAACATTCAAAACTTAATTTTGAAACATTTAGGTCTTTCTACAAAAGAAATTCAATCTCAATTTGGTTTTTTTATCAATGCTTTTGAATATGGAGTTCCCCCACATGGGGGAATTGCTTTCGGCCTAGATAGATTAATTTCAATTTTAGAAGGAAAAGAAAATATAAAAGAATTTATTGCATTTCCAAAAAATAATTCTGGAAAAGATCTAATGATTAATGCTCCATATTTTTTAGAAAAAAACAAATTAAAAGAATTAAACTTGTTGTTATAA
- a CDS encoding inorganic diphosphatase — protein sequence MEVNFDVLIEIPKGSRNKYEFDKKSNLIRLDRVLYSPMSYPTDYGFIPKTLSKDGDPLDVLVFLTEPTIPGCLIRVKPIGIFFMTDEKGEDEKIICVPIKDPNYNTINNINEVSSHTKKEIEHFFMVYKDLEGKKVTVGDWKNKKEAISVYKESYSRYKKKE from the coding sequence ATGGAAGTTAATTTTGATGTATTAATTGAAATCCCCAAAGGGAGTAGAAACAAATATGAATTTGATAAAAAAAGTAATTTAATTCGTTTGGATAGAGTTTTGTATTCTCCTATGAGTTATCCTACAGATTATGGTTTCATTCCAAAAACTCTTTCAAAAGATGGAGATCCATTGGATGTTTTGGTTTTTTTAACTGAACCTACTATTCCTGGTTGTTTGATTCGAGTTAAACCTATTGGAATTTTTTTTATGACTGATGAAAAAGGAGAAGATGAAAAAATTATTTGTGTCCCTATAAAAGATCCAAACTATAATACAATTAATAATATTAATGAAGTTTCTTCTCATACTAAAAAAGAAATAGAACATTTTTTTATGGTTTATAAAGATTTAGAAGGAAAGAAAGTAACAGTAGGAGATTGGAAAAATAAAAAAGAAGCTATTTCTGTTTATAAAGAATCTTATTCTAGATATAAAAAAAAAGAATAG
- a CDS encoding dihydrolipoamide acetyltransferase family protein, which translates to MSEYNLTLPAMGESIAEATIIRWLKKEGDSIRKEDLLVEIATDKIDSEISSPVNGILKKKLFFPNEVVKVGTAIAILELEEIKEKEKELFKKRFYSPLVRSIARREGINFYELETIEGTGGTKGRVTKKDILKYIHFRNTENKIIFPLQYSHNNSSEEEIIEMDRMRKMTASHMIESKNISAHVTSFVEADVTNIVKWREKLKDAFQKNTGEKLTLMSVFVECVVKAIKDLPMINISVHGTNIIKKKNIHIGLATALPNGNLIVPVIKHADSYSLGGLIKIINDLIKRAKSNQLRPEETQGGTYTISNIGSFGNLFGTPIIHQPQVAILAIGVIQKKLSIIETPEGDFIGVRHKIYLSHSYDHRVIDGILGGGFAKQVALYLEKFNCCTKII; encoded by the coding sequence ATGTCCGAGTATAATTTGACCCTTCCAGCCATGGGTGAAAGTATAGCAGAGGCGACTATCATTCGTTGGTTAAAAAAAGAAGGAGATTCTATAAGAAAAGAAGATCTCTTAGTAGAGATAGCTACGGATAAAATAGATTCTGAAATTTCTTCTCCTGTAAATGGAATTTTGAAAAAAAAATTATTTTTTCCAAATGAAGTGGTTAAAGTAGGAACGGCTATAGCTATTTTAGAATTAGAAGAAATAAAGGAGAAAGAAAAAGAGTTATTCAAAAAAAGATTTTATTCTCCTCTTGTACGTTCTATTGCTCGAAGAGAAGGAATTAATTTCTATGAATTAGAAACTATAGAAGGGACCGGCGGTACAAAAGGACGTGTAACTAAAAAAGATATATTAAAATATATTCATTTTAGAAATACAGAAAATAAAATTATTTTTCCTTTACAATATTCTCATAATAATAGTAGTGAGGAGGAAATTATAGAAATGGATAGAATGCGTAAAATGACGGCATCACATATGATAGAAAGTAAAAATATATCTGCACATGTTACTTCTTTTGTTGAAGCAGATGTTACAAATATTGTAAAGTGGAGAGAAAAACTGAAAGATGCTTTTCAGAAGAATACAGGAGAAAAATTGACTTTAATGTCTGTATTTGTTGAATGTGTAGTGAAAGCTATCAAAGATCTTCCTATGATAAATATTTCAGTTCATGGAACTAATATTATAAAAAAAAAAAATATCCATATAGGATTAGCTACTGCATTGCCTAATGGTAATTTGATTGTTCCAGTAATTAAACACGCAGATTCCTATAGTTTAGGAGGATTAATAAAAATTATTAACGATTTAATAAAAAGAGCTAAATCTAACCAATTAAGACCTGAAGAAACGCAAGGAGGGACTTATACAATAAGTAATATTGGTAGTTTTGGAAATTTATTTGGAACTCCTATTATTCATCAACCGCAAGTGGCTATATTGGCAATAGGAGTGATACAAAAAAAACTTTCCATAATAGAAACTCCAGAAGGAGATTTTATTGGGGTTAGACATAAAATTTATTTATCACACTCTTATGATCATAGAGTAATAGATGGTATTTTAGGTGGTGGATTTGCGAAACAAGTTGCTTTGTATTTAGAAAAATTTAATTGTTGTACAAAAATAATATAG
- a CDS encoding NAD(P)H-hydrate dehydratase — protein MKILSLNQIKKIDQYCIDNEDISSIELMERAAKSCFNWIREHYSHQLRKVSFIILVGNGKNGGDGLALSRMLYLHGANVKIYIVNISNRFSKEFIINKNRIIKYGIELQTINEGEKYPSFKHDKNSKLIDAIFGIGLNRPIRKKYWKSFFHYINNSKFSSVISIDIPSGIFIGKSHDNFEEIIIKATYTLTFQFPKLPFLLQDYENYVGKWYLLNIGWKEEFIKNIHVKKFYINDIDIRYIYKKRKKFSHKGNYGNGLIIGGSYGMIGSILLSAKASFRVGIGKLSVYIPRCGNQIIQTSLPEAIVKTDLQEDLISSIPNSFFTKKYDAIGIGMGMGKHPMTVYALESFLLRVKKNKIPLVIDADAINILSDQSSNKLLDLLKEETILTPHQKEFERLCGIWKNDYQKLDFLKKFSVKHKVFVVLKGAHTVISTPHGELYFNSTGNPGMSTAGSGDVLTGMITGLLSQGYSPKESCIMGVYLHGLSGDLSSKKFSEESIIAMDILNSIGKAYKEIKKNKNE, from the coding sequence ATGAAAATTCTTTCATTGAATCAAATTAAAAAAATTGATCAATACTGTATTGATAACGAAGATATTTCTTCTATAGAATTAATGGAAAGGGCAGCAAAAAGTTGTTTTAATTGGATTAGAGAACATTATTCTCATCAACTCAGAAAAGTTTCATTTATAATATTAGTGGGAAATGGAAAGAATGGTGGGGATGGACTAGCTCTTTCTAGAATGTTATATTTACATGGGGCTAATGTAAAAATATACATTGTTAATATTTCTAATCGTTTTTCAAAAGAATTTATAATTAATAAAAATAGAATAATAAAATATGGAATAGAATTGCAAACAATTAATGAGGGAGAAAAATATCCATCTTTCAAGCATGATAAAAATAGTAAACTAATTGATGCAATTTTTGGAATAGGATTGAATCGTCCTATCAGAAAAAAATATTGGAAATCTTTTTTTCATTATATTAATAATTCCAAATTTTCATCTGTTATTTCTATAGATATTCCTTCTGGAATTTTTATAGGAAAAAGTCATGATAATTTTGAAGAGATTATAATAAAAGCTACTTATACATTAACCTTTCAATTTCCAAAACTTCCTTTTCTTTTGCAAGATTATGAAAATTATGTTGGAAAATGGTATTTATTAAATATTGGATGGAAAGAAGAATTCATAAAAAATATTCATGTAAAAAAATTTTATATCAATGATATAGATATTCGTTACATATATAAAAAAAGAAAAAAATTTTCTCATAAAGGAAATTATGGAAATGGCCTCATTATAGGTGGAAGTTACGGAATGATTGGTTCGATTCTTCTTTCTGCAAAAGCAAGTTTTAGAGTAGGAATAGGAAAATTAAGTGTATATATTCCTCGTTGTGGAAATCAAATAATACAAACTTCTCTCCCAGAAGCAATTGTAAAAACAGATTTACAAGAAGATTTGATAAGTTCTATTCCTAATAGTTTTTTTACTAAAAAATATGATGCTATAGGAATCGGAATGGGAATGGGAAAACATCCTATGACTGTATATGCGTTAGAATCTTTTTTGTTAAGAGTAAAAAAAAATAAAATTCCTCTAGTTATAGATGCAGATGCAATCAACATTCTATCTGATCAATCATCAAACAAATTGTTAGATCTTTTAAAAGAAGAAACTATTCTGACTCCACATCAAAAAGAATTTGAAAGATTATGTGGAATATGGAAAAATGATTATCAAAAATTAGATTTTTTGAAAAAATTTTCTGTCAAACATAAGGTTTTCGTTGTATTGAAAGGTGCGCATACTGTTATTTCGACTCCTCATGGGGAGCTTTACTTCAATAGTACTGGAAATCCGGGGATGTCTACAGCAGGAAGCGGAGATGTTTTGACTGGAATGATTACTGGACTCCTTTCTCAAGGTTATTCTCCAAAAGAATCTTGTATCATGGGGGTATACTTACATGGATTATCTGGTGACCTTTCTTCAAAAAAATTTAGTGAAGAATCTATAATAGCTATGGATATTCTAAATTCTATAGGAAAAGCTTACAAAGAAATCAAAAAAAATAAAAATGAATGA
- the lnt gene encoding apolipoprotein N-acyltransferase produces the protein MRSDSIHNKIEFFFYSLLSGILLGLGWPTNGNPFLLFIAFIPLLYVEEQLFKTNDYFSLLSIFLLSFSAFLTWNAISTWWLSYAKRPNGSFATEAYLAPVILNAFFMSVVFTFYSWIKKHVKSKKIGYVFLVCIWISFEKMHLEWELSWPWLNLGNGFSNRIEWIQWYEYTGILGGTVWIWMVNIGFINSIIKYQENKNVLFFYKNILFNIGKIFLLILISNYIYLKYIYLKNEEKKKGRTVDVLILQPNINPYNQKYKMSTERLIFLLKELIDKKIGNNSFIVAPETTFPGNEIKIFIKDLKKNRIIISGFRNYLKKVSPKTVFITGIELFDLYKKENRSKTSNPIFFKNENNIQWIDIYNSIIQIGTYKDDVVIHHKSKLVPAVETFPYKRFLFPILGNILLNFGGSIMEHGKQNDPHSVFLHPFLKVKFAPIICYESVFGEYVSQFFKRNAEFMVIITNDAWWGVSQGYQQHLYYARLRAIENRKYIVRSANTGVSCFIDEKGEIVSSIPYGIEGVLSKKIFINKNQTFYIKYGDYISKISLLLSIIIILYTFMYMVCINK, from the coding sequence ATAAGAAGTGATTCAATACATAATAAAATTGAATTTTTTTTCTATAGTCTCCTTTCTGGAATTTTATTAGGATTAGGATGGCCTACTAACGGAAATCCTTTTCTTTTATTTATAGCTTTTATTCCACTTTTATATGTAGAAGAACAGTTATTTAAAACTAATGATTATTTTTCTTTATTATCTATATTTTTACTGTCTTTTTCTGCTTTTTTGACCTGGAACGCTATCTCCACATGGTGGTTATCTTATGCAAAAAGACCTAATGGAAGTTTTGCCACAGAAGCTTATTTAGCTCCTGTTATTCTTAATGCCTTTTTTATGTCAGTTGTATTTACGTTTTACTCATGGATAAAAAAACACGTAAAAAGTAAAAAAATAGGATATGTATTTTTAGTTTGTATATGGATTTCTTTTGAAAAAATGCATTTAGAATGGGAATTATCCTGGCCATGGTTAAATTTAGGAAATGGATTTTCTAATCGTATAGAGTGGATTCAATGGTATGAATATACTGGAATTTTAGGAGGGACAGTATGGATATGGATGGTCAATATAGGGTTTATCAACTCTATTATAAAATATCAAGAAAATAAAAATGTACTTTTTTTCTACAAAAACATACTTTTTAATATAGGAAAAATTTTTTTACTCATTTTAATTTCAAACTATATCTACTTAAAGTATATCTACTTAAAGAATGAAGAAAAAAAAAAAGGAAGAACTGTTGATGTTTTAATTTTACAGCCTAATATCAATCCATATAATCAAAAATATAAAATGTCAACAGAAAGATTGATTTTTCTATTGAAAGAATTAATAGATAAAAAAATTGGAAATAATTCTTTTATTGTAGCACCTGAAACTACATTTCCAGGAAATGAAATTAAAATTTTTATAAAAGACTTAAAGAAAAATAGAATCATAATTTCTGGATTTAGAAATTATCTCAAAAAAGTTTCTCCAAAAACAGTATTTATTACAGGAATAGAATTATTCGATCTTTATAAAAAAGAGAACAGAAGTAAAACTTCTAATCCAATTTTTTTTAAAAATGAAAATAATATTCAATGGATTGATATATATAATTCTATAATCCAAATAGGAACGTACAAGGATGATGTTGTCATTCATCATAAATCTAAATTAGTCCCTGCTGTAGAAACTTTTCCTTATAAAAGGTTTCTTTTTCCTATATTAGGAAACATTTTACTTAATTTTGGTGGTTCAATTATGGAACATGGAAAGCAAAATGACCCTCATTCTGTATTTTTACATCCTTTTTTAAAAGTGAAGTTTGCCCCTATTATATGCTATGAATCTGTATTTGGGGAGTATGTATCTCAATTCTTTAAAAGAAATGCAGAATTTATGGTGATCATTACTAATGATGCGTGGTGGGGGGTGTCACAAGGATATCAGCAACATTTATATTATGCACGTCTTAGAGCTATTGAAAATAGAAAATATATTGTAAGATCTGCTAATACTGGTGTATCTTGTTTTATAGACGAAAAAGGAGAAATTGTATCTTCTATTCCATATGGAATAGAAGGAGTTTTATCAAAAAAAATTTTCATAAATAAAAATCAAACTTTTTATATAAAATATGGAGACTATATTTCTAAAATAAGTTTATTATTATCAATAATAATTATTTTATATACGTTTATGTATATGGTATGTATAAATAAATAA
- the rodA gene encoding rod shape-determining protein RodA, translated as MKRKNKILLRNIDWWIVVIYIFMTFFGYMNLYSVSHEKGEKQLIWILFSFIFIFLVFLLKPIHYKYFSFFLFLFTIFLLIGVFFFGKNINGAKSWYVLGAISFQPSELSKISTSLMIAHILSQENLQKNKNVLLFVSIILIIFPSLLIFFQPDPGTSLVFFSFILTLYRQGVVSGYFIFFLLFLVFLFVISLLISFWIIIFCLFSILFFIFFLKKNRSIKNLFFYLFFFLLSSIFVIFSPIFSDKFLKPYHKNRINILFQNEFDRKYRDNVGYNLLYSKTAIGSGKFFGKGYQKGTITKGKFVPEQHTDYIFCTVGEEWGFIGSVTLIIFYLLLISRIYFLSEKQKNVFGKIFGYSVGNILFTHFFINLSMVMGLFPTIGIVLPFFSYGGSSFWSFTILLFIFIRLDYSDQSSLI; from the coding sequence ATAAAAAGAAAAAATAAAATCTTATTAAGAAATATCGATTGGTGGATCGTTGTTATTTATATTTTTATGACTTTTTTTGGATACATGAATTTATATTCTGTTTCCCATGAAAAAGGAGAAAAACAGTTAATATGGATTTTATTCAGTTTCATTTTTATATTTTTAGTTTTTTTATTAAAACCAATACATTATAAGTATTTTTCTTTTTTTTTATTTTTATTTACGATATTTCTTTTAATTGGAGTATTTTTTTTTGGAAAAAATATAAATGGTGCAAAATCCTGGTACGTTTTGGGGGCCATTAGTTTTCAACCTTCAGAACTATCCAAAATATCTACATCTTTAATGATAGCTCATATCTTGAGTCAAGAAAATCTTCAAAAAAATAAAAATGTACTGTTATTTGTATCTATAATTTTAATAATATTCCCTTCATTATTAATATTTTTTCAACCAGATCCAGGGACATCTTTAGTTTTTTTTTCATTTATTTTGACTTTATATAGACAAGGAGTAGTATCCGGATATTTTATTTTTTTTCTATTATTTTTAGTTTTTTTGTTTGTAATTTCTTTATTAATATCATTTTGGATTATTATATTTTGTTTGTTTTCAATTTTATTCTTTATTTTTTTTCTAAAAAAAAATAGATCTATAAAGAATTTATTTTTCTATTTATTTTTTTTTCTTTTATCATCCATCTTTGTTATTTTTTCTCCTATTTTTTCTGACAAGTTTTTAAAGCCGTATCATAAAAATCGGATTAATATCCTATTTCAAAACGAATTTGATAGAAAATATAGAGATAATGTCGGATACAATCTTCTATATTCTAAAACGGCTATTGGATCTGGAAAATTTTTTGGAAAAGGATATCAAAAAGGAACTATTACAAAAGGTAAATTTGTTCCGGAACAACATACGGATTATATTTTTTGCACTGTGGGAGAAGAATGGGGATTTATAGGAAGTGTAACATTAATCATATTTTATTTATTGTTGATTAGCAGAATATATTTTTTATCTGAAAAACAAAAGAATGTTTTTGGAAAAATTTTTGGATATTCAGTAGGAAATATTCTATTTACTCATTTTTTCATTAATTTAAGTATGGTAATGGGGCTTTTTCCAACCATAGGAATAGTTTTACCTTTTTTTAGTTACGGAGGATCTTCTTTTTGGTCTTTTACTATATTATTATTTATTTTCATTCGATTAGATTATTCAGATCAATCTAGTTTGATTTAA